One Deinococcus radiopugnans ATCC 19172 DNA segment encodes these proteins:
- a CDS encoding TlpA family protein disulfide reductase: MTDTPKAGTSKPNPNPAPAWRRFVPPLIAAALVGVLGYTLLSPAKNVTTGGPLIGKPAPAFTLESLDGVPVSLASLKGRPVVLNFWASWCGPCREEAPLFRELGAQQTANGAAILGILFQETKEQNARDFIREYALAYPNLKDPGINTGVNYGVSGIPETVFIDKDGIVRHMDRGGLTRERLNVGLEKIGVKGI, encoded by the coding sequence ATGACTGACACACCCAAAGCTGGAACCTCTAAACCCAATCCCAACCCCGCACCTGCGTGGCGGCGCTTCGTGCCCCCGCTGATTGCGGCCGCGCTGGTGGGGGTGCTGGGCTACACGCTGCTCAGCCCGGCCAAGAATGTCACCACCGGGGGGCCGCTGATCGGCAAACCCGCGCCTGCCTTCACGCTAGAAAGCCTGGACGGCGTGCCGGTCAGTCTGGCGAGCCTGAAGGGCCGGCCCGTCGTCCTGAATTTCTGGGCGTCGTGGTGTGGCCCCTGCCGCGAGGAGGCTCCGCTGTTCCGCGAACTGGGCGCGCAGCAGACGGCGAACGGCGCGGCGATCCTGGGCATCCTGTTTCAGGAAACCAAGGAGCAGAACGCCCGCGATTTCATTCGGGAATACGCGCTGGCCTATCCCAACCTGAAAGATCCCGGCATCAACACGGGGGTCAACTACGGCGTGTCGGGCATTCCCGAAACCGTGTTTATTGACAAGGACGGCATTGTGCGGCACATGGATCGGGGCGGCCTGACCCGCGAGCGGCTGAACGTGGGGCTGGAAAAAATTGGGGTGAAGGGGATTTGA
- a CDS encoding cytochrome c-type biogenesis protein, which translates to MPLGGRGRRSGLRPVALCLSLAFAQAAASNAPLTLPPAQEQRAVAIQKNLRCPLCDTGESIADSRSDISIKMRESVREQIADGRSDSEIYTFFSQRYGNFVLLDPPKTGRNLLLWGGPLLALAGGGAALWAFLRRRDTGPVAAAQATPDAEPYDSYLEQVRRDTGGGGA; encoded by the coding sequence GTGCCTCTGGGGGGGAGGGGACGGCGCTCCGGGCTGCGGCCTGTCGCGCTGTGCCTCAGTCTGGCTTTCGCCCAGGCCGCCGCATCCAACGCGCCCCTGACCCTGCCGCCCGCGCAGGAGCAGCGGGCCGTTGCCATTCAGAAGAACCTGCGCTGCCCGCTGTGCGACACCGGGGAATCCATCGCGGACTCGCGCAGCGACATCAGCATCAAGATGCGCGAGTCGGTGCGCGAGCAGATCGCCGACGGGCGCAGCGATTCGGAGATCTACACCTTCTTCTCGCAGCGCTACGGCAACTTCGTGCTGCTCGATCCGCCCAAGACCGGGCGCAACCTGCTGCTGTGGGGCGGCCCGCTGCTGGCGCTGGCGGGCGGCGGCGCGGCGCTGTGGGCTTTCCTGCGCCGCCGCGACACGGGCCCTGTGGCAGCGGCGCAGGCCACGCCGGACGCTGAACCCTACGATTCGTACCTGGAGCAGGTGCGCCGGGACACGGGCGGAGGTGGCGCGTGA
- a CDS encoding c-type cytochrome produces the protein MIFSLFLLALIGAAALWLVLDPLRRAAPEDPDAPERARLTAERDRLYGELGMLEDERQRPALERRAALTLRALDALPPAPRANQPGRSRTLAVAGVGVAALLTVAGAVTFIPRWQLASLEPGEAKSVQAVLRLPALKATAQRTGQNDDYLAWGRAAFDSANYDQAVSAYGNALKTDPRQPEALRRLGILLLTRGEQTGTPISAEDAERAALLIRTAAQLAPNEPESQLLLGFALSRFGQDQEALTALERYRTLDPVGRDADDVITSLRARLNQSDPALKLYAESCASCHGASGAGGIGPSLRESGLSRAALRSITVNGKGAMPAYPKLTDAELKLLLDLMEKWQGEG, from the coding sequence GTGATCTTCAGCCTGTTTCTGCTGGCGCTGATCGGCGCGGCGGCGCTGTGGCTGGTGCTTGACCCCCTGCGCCGCGCCGCGCCCGAAGACCCGGACGCGCCCGAACGCGCCCGCCTGACCGCCGAGCGCGATCGCCTGTACGGCGAGCTGGGCATGCTGGAAGATGAGCGCCAGCGGCCCGCACTGGAACGCCGCGCCGCGCTGACCCTGCGGGCGCTGGACGCCCTGCCGCCGGCCCCCCGGGCCAATCAGCCGGGCCGTTCGCGCACGCTGGCGGTGGCGGGCGTGGGCGTGGCTGCGCTGCTGACGGTGGCGGGCGCGGTGACGTTTATCCCGCGCTGGCAACTGGCCTCGCTGGAGCCGGGCGAGGCCAAAAGCGTGCAGGCGGTGCTCAGGCTGCCCGCCCTCAAGGCCACTGCCCAGCGCACGGGGCAGAACGACGACTACCTGGCGTGGGGCCGCGCTGCCTTCGATTCGGCCAATTACGATCAGGCCGTCAGCGCCTACGGCAACGCGCTGAAGACCGATCCGCGCCAGCCTGAGGCACTGCGCCGTCTGGGCATCCTGCTGCTCACGCGCGGCGAGCAGACGGGCACGCCGATCAGCGCCGAGGACGCCGAGCGAGCTGCCCTGCTGATCCGCACCGCCGCCCAGCTCGCCCCCAACGAGCCGGAGTCGCAATTGCTGCTGGGCTTCGCGCTTTCACGCTTCGGGCAGGATCAGGAGGCGCTGACTGCGCTGGAGCGCTACCGCACCCTCGATCCTGTCGGGCGTGACGCCGACGACGTGATCACCTCGCTGCGCGCCCGCCTCAACCAGAGCGATCCGGCGCTCAAGCTGTATGCGGAAAGCTGCGCCTCGTGCCACGGCGCGTCCGGCGCGGGCGGCATCGGCCCCAGCCTGCGCGAGTCTGGCCTGAGCCGCGCGGCACTGCGGAGCATCACGGTGAACGGCAAGGGCGCCATGCCCGCCTACCCCAAGCTGACCGACGCCGAGCTGAAACTGCTGCTGGACTTGATGGAGAAATGGCAGGGGGAAGGGTGA
- a CDS encoding Rieske 2Fe-2S domain-containing protein: MTTRRAFLEKWWLLPVAATAGAFGYMGWYATRVTLGKQKAGAPDFQAAPAQRIAPLEELQDEWANVNFSYAGRPCALLRVPQAVEGGLELKEGGHLVAYSRVCTHLGCTVNLVRDPEVLAFAFNYRPPSDAQHPQLGCRCHYSVFDPLKAGDAVFGKANGPLPRVRLELRGAEVWATGIEPAPELGG; the protein is encoded by the coding sequence ATGACCACCCGCCGCGCCTTCCTGGAAAAATGGTGGCTGCTGCCGGTGGCGGCCACGGCGGGTGCTTTTGGCTACATGGGCTGGTACGCCACGCGCGTCACGCTGGGCAAGCAGAAAGCCGGAGCGCCCGACTTTCAGGCGGCCCCGGCGCAGCGCATTGCCCCCCTGGAGGAGCTGCAAGACGAATGGGCCAACGTGAATTTCAGCTACGCGGGCCGCCCCTGCGCGCTGCTGCGGGTGCCACAGGCGGTGGAAGGCGGCCTGGAACTCAAAGAGGGCGGGCATCTGGTGGCGTACTCACGGGTCTGCACGCACCTGGGCTGCACCGTCAATCTGGTGCGTGACCCGGAGGTGCTGGCCTTCGCCTTCAACTACCGCCCGCCCAGTGACGCGCAGCACCCGCAACTGGGTTGCCGCTGCCACTACAGCGTCTTTGATCCCCTCAAGGCCGGGGACGCGGTGTTCGGCAAGGCCAACGGCCCGCTGCCGCGCGTGCGCCTGGAACTGCGGGGAGCAGAGGTCTGGGCCACCGGCATCGAACCCGCACCGGAACTGGGCGGGTAA
- a CDS encoding KTSC domain-containing protein: MSSVTLHPVDSSMMSNIGYDPASRTLTILFHSGKRYDYEGVPPEVYERFLAASSQGSFFRNEIDGCYEYRHVRGRR; encoded by the coding sequence ATGAGCAGCGTGACCCTGCACCCGGTGGACTCCAGCATGATGAGCAACATCGGCTATGACCCGGCCAGCAGAACTCTGACCATCCTGTTCCACAGCGGCAAACGCTACGACTACGAGGGTGTGCCGCCGGAAGTGTACGAGCGGTTCCTGGCAGCCTCGTCGCAGGGATCGTTTTTCAGGAACGAGATTGACGGCTGCTACGAGTACCGTCACGTGCGCGGGCGGCGTTGA